The Pseudogulbenkiania sp. MAI-1 sequence CCCGCTGCTGCCGCTGTGGCTGGTCGGTGACCGCGACAAGGTTGGCCGAAGCGACAAGCAGTTCGTCGATTTCCAGAACGACGTCTCGGCCGCCGACATCTACCTGGCGGCGCGTGAAGGCTACCACTCGATCGAGCACGTCAAGCGCTATACCGCGATGGGCTTCGGTACCGACCAGGGCAAGCTCGGCAACATCAACGGCATGGCGATCCTGGCCGAGGCGCTGGGCCAGAGTATCCCCGAGACCGGCACCACCACGTTCCGGCCGAACTTCACGCCGGTCAGCTTCGGTGCCATCGCCGGGCGCGAACTGGGCGGTTTTCTCGACCCGATCCGCAAGACCTGCCTGCACGAATGGCACGTCGAGCAGGGCGCGCTGTTCGAGGACGTCGGGCAGTGGAAGCGCCCGTGGTACTACCCGAAGAAAGGCGAAGACCTGCACGCCGCGGTGGCGCGCGAGTGTCTGGCGGTGCGCAACAGCGTTGGCATGCTCGATGCCTCGACGCTCGGCAAGATCGACATCCAGGGCCCGGACGCCGCTACCTTGCTCAACTGGCTCTACACCAACCCGTGGAGCAAGCTCGAGGTCGGCAAGTGCCGCTACGGCCTGATGCTGGACGAGAACGGCATGGTGTTCGACGACGGCGTCACCACGCGCCTGGGTGAGCAGCACTACCTGATGACCACCACCTCCGGCGGCGCGGCGCGCGTGCTCAACTGGATGGAGCGCTGGCTGCAGACCGAGTGGCCGCACCTCAAGGTGCATCTGACCACCGTCACCGACCACTGGGCGACCTTCGCCGTGGCCGGCCCGAACAGCCGCCGCGTGCTGCAGAAGGTGTGCAGTGACATCGACTTCGCGCCGCAGGCCTTCCCGTTCATGAGCTACCGCAACGGCACCGTGGCCGGGGTGGCGGCGCGCGTGATGCGCATCAGCTTCTCGGGCGAACTCGCCTACGAAGTCAACGTGCCGGCCAACCTCGGCCGCAAGGTGTGGGAGGCGCTGATGGCGGCCGGCGCCGAGTTCGGCATCACCCCCTACGGCACCGAGACCATGCACGTGCTGCGCGCCGAGAAGGGCTACATCATCGTCGGCCAGGACACCGACGGCTCGGTCAGCCCGATCGACCTCGGTATGGAAGGCATGGTGTCCAAGACCAAGGACTTTCTCGGCAAGCGCTCGCTGTTCCGCTCCGACACCGTGCGCAAGGACCGCAAGCAGCTGGTCGGCCTCAAGCCGGTCGACCCCAGGTTCGTGCTGCCGGAAGGCGGGCAGATCGTGGCGGCACCTACCAGCGGCGGCATCACGCTGATGCTGGGGCACGTCACCTCGAGCTACTTCAGCCCGATCCTGGAACGTTCCATCGCCATGGCGGTGATGAAGGGCGGGCAGTCGCGCCACGGCGAGCGTGTCTACGTGGCCTTGCGGGACGGGAGCAGCATCGAAGTCGAAGTGTGCAGCCCGGTGTTCTACGACGTCGAAGGAGGACGCCAACATGTCTGATCAGCTGATCCAGGAAGCCCCGCTGGTGGGCATTAAATCGAAACTGGCCACGGCCTTCGTCAAGGGGCCGAAAGACTTCGGCCTGGTCGAGCGCGCCTTCATGACCCACGTCACGCTGCGCGGTGACCCGGGCTCGGCGGCCTTCCGCCATGCGGTGGAAGAGGTGCTGCAGCTGGCCCTGCCCAGCGGCCAGACCATGACGGCCTCGGCCAGCGGTTGCAGCGCGGTATGGATGGGGCCGGACGAGTGGCTGATCCAGTCGGTCGAGGAGACCGGCCCCGAGCTGGAGCGGGCGCTGCGCCAAGCGCTCGCCGGCGAGCACCACGCCGTGGTCGACGTCAGCAGCGGCTACACCGTGTTCGAACTCTCCGGCAAGCGAGTGCGCGAGGTGCTGGCCAAGGGCTGCCCGCTCGACCTGCATCCCAAGGTGTTCCCGGTCGGCTGCAGTACGCAGAGCCACTACTTCAAGGCCGGCATCACCGTGCTGCACATCGCGGAGGATCTGTACCAGCTGGTGGTGCGGCGCAGCTTCGCCGAGTACGCCTGCCTGATGCTGCTCGACGCCGCCGACGAGTTCATCCGCTAGCCGGTCGCGGCAGGCCCGCGGCGCGGGCCTGCCTCCCGATCAACCGTCTTTGTAGAAAGCACCGATATGCAGCCACCAAGCCCTGTCTTGACCGGCCTGTGGGAGATCGTGATCGAGGGCCTCACCGCCCAGACCGTGGTCGGCATTCTCGAGCACGAGTGCGAGCCGCAGCCGGTGGTGATCGACGCCGTACTGCGCTACCGGCATCCCGGCGCGCCGCAGGACATTGCCGAGTGCCTTGACTACCACAGCTATTGCCAGGCGCTGTGTCACTACCTATCCAGCCAGCCCGGGACGGGTCTTGTCGAGCAGTTGGCACTTGACCTGCTGGAGCTGTCGTTCCGCCGTTTCCCCTCGCTGGAACAGGCGATGCTGACGCTGACGAAGCCCAATGCCGTGGCGCAGGCGCGGCAGGTGGGCGTGAAGGTGGTGTGGTCGCGCCAGGATTACCAGCACTGGCAGGCACGCCGCCGCGAAGCCGTCCGGCCGCAGCCGGCCTGGGCCTGAGGCGCATAAGGAGAGAAACATGGTATCCCGCAAACCTTCCCCGCAATTCAGCCTGACTCTGGACTGCCCGAGCGAAGCCGGCGAAGTGGCGGCGGCGGTCGAGTTCCTCGACCGGCGCGGCTGCTACATCGACGAGCTGGCCGTGTTCGACGATGAATGTCGCCAGCGCTTCTTCCTGCGCTGCCTGTTCCACCACCGTGCCGGCTCGCCGCTGGCGCTGAACGAACTGCAGCGCGATTTCGCCTCGATCGGGCAACGCTTCGGCATGCGCTGGGCGCTCCACGATCTGGCGGTCCGCCCCCGGGTGCTGATCATGGTATCGAAGCTCGACCACTGCCTGGCTGACCTGCTGTTCCGCTGGCGCATGGACGAACTGAAGATGGACGTGGTCGCCATCGTCTCCAACCATGACACGCTGGCCCCGTTGGCCGAAGCCAACGACATTCCCTTCCACCACCTGCCGCTCACGGCCGAGACCAAGTCCGAACAGGAGACGCGCTTGCGCGCCCTGATCGCCGAGTACGACGCCGAACTGGTGGTGCTGGCGCGTTACATGCAGGTGCTCTCGGCCGAGTTCAGCGCCGACTTCGCCGGGCGCGTGATCAACATCCACCACTCGTTCCTGCCCGGCTTCAAGGGCGCCAAGCCGTACCACCAGGCCTACGAGCGTGGCGTGAAGCTGATCGGCGCCACCGCCCACTTCGTCACCGACGAGCTGGATGAGGGGCCGATCATCGAGCAGGTGGTGGAGCGGGTCGACCATTCCTACGGCCCGGAGCGCCTGCTCGCCACCGGACGTGACGTCGAATGCCTGGCACTGGCCCGCGCGGTCAAGGCCTTTATCGAGAGGAGGGTATTCATCAACAGCAACCGCACCGTGGTGCTCTAGCCCGAGCGCGGCGCGCACGGGCCTCGAACACGGCGAGCCCGTGCCGTAAGCGTCCTGACGCCAGGACAAGGGTCAACAACTGGTTTTTACTTAGAGGAGATCGTCACCAGAGAAGGAATGACGCAGCTGCAGCTCCCCGTTTCCGAGCCATAGCGCCCGTCCCGCCCATGCCCGGGCAGGATCGTGTTCAGCCCATCATGCCGGCTCGCCTCACTGGAGAAAGGGCGAGGTCGACGCATGCCTGGATCGGTCCGGATTGGCGGCGGGCACTGAAACGTTTGTCGAGAAATTTAGTAGTCATGTGATCCAAAAAGTTCACAAAAACAGAGCAATGAACCGGATATTCCGCACTACTACAATCAGTTTGGAGGAGAAACCAAATGCACGACAACAAAGCAAACAGAAGTCGCAAGACCCTACCTAACCGCGGC is a genomic window containing:
- a CDS encoding sarcosine oxidase subunit alpha family protein; this translates as MAQTNRIPQGGRINRAVPLTFHFNGKTYQGFEGDTLASALLANDVHFVARSWKYHRPRGIITAGVEEPNALVQLESGAYEVPNARATELELYDGLSAKSVNAKPSLEKDRLAVNQKIARFIPAGFYYKTFMWPQKMWPKYEEFIREAAGLGEAPTALDADRYDKMYAHCDVLVVGGGPAGLAAAWIAGRAGARVILADNQSELGGSLLSQPASIDGLPGLEWVARIEAELAAMPEVQVLRRSTVFGYQDHNLLTICERKTDHLPLARRHGIRERVWKVRAQRVILATGAHERPLVFANNDLPGVMTASAVSTYLRRFGVLPGKRAVVFTNNDQAYQTALDLYEAGARVTVIDPRTASYGDLPQQARRRGIEVKYGAVVSHASGDLRVSRVKLSRYQGGRLAGDAGTLDCDLLAMSGGFNPVLHLFAQSGGKARWDEQKACFVPGTSVQAETSAGACNGDFSLARVLSGAVQAARRSLELEGFALPTLPAWSVEEQGEAPLLPLWLVGDRDKVGRSDKQFVDFQNDVSAADIYLAAREGYHSIEHVKRYTAMGFGTDQGKLGNINGMAILAEALGQSIPETGTTTFRPNFTPVSFGAIAGRELGGFLDPIRKTCLHEWHVEQGALFEDVGQWKRPWYYPKKGEDLHAAVARECLAVRNSVGMLDASTLGKIDIQGPDAATLLNWLYTNPWSKLEVGKCRYGLMLDENGMVFDDGVTTRLGEQHYLMTTTSGGAARVLNWMERWLQTEWPHLKVHLTTVTDHWATFAVAGPNSRRVLQKVCSDIDFAPQAFPFMSYRNGTVAGVAARVMRISFSGELAYEVNVPANLGRKVWEALMAAGAEFGITPYGTETMHVLRAEKGYIIVGQDTDGSVSPIDLGMEGMVSKTKDFLGKRSLFRSDTVRKDRKQLVGLKPVDPRFVLPEGGQIVAAPTSGGITLMLGHVTSSYFSPILERSIAMAVMKGGQSRHGERVYVALRDGSSIEVEVCSPVFYDVEGGRQHV
- a CDS encoding sarcosine oxidase subunit gamma, translated to MSDQLIQEAPLVGIKSKLATAFVKGPKDFGLVERAFMTHVTLRGDPGSAAFRHAVEEVLQLALPSGQTMTASASGCSAVWMGPDEWLIQSVEETGPELERALRQALAGEHHAVVDVSSGYTVFELSGKRVREVLAKGCPLDLHPKVFPVGCSTQSHYFKAGITVLHIAEDLYQLVVRRSFAEYACLMLLDAADEFIR
- a CDS encoding dihydroneopterin aldolase — encoded protein: MQPPSPVLTGLWEIVIEGLTAQTVVGILEHECEPQPVVIDAVLRYRHPGAPQDIAECLDYHSYCQALCHYLSSQPGTGLVEQLALDLLELSFRRFPSLEQAMLTLTKPNAVAQARQVGVKVVWSRQDYQHWQARRREAVRPQPAWA
- the purU gene encoding formyltetrahydrofolate deformylase codes for the protein MVSRKPSPQFSLTLDCPSEAGEVAAAVEFLDRRGCYIDELAVFDDECRQRFFLRCLFHHRAGSPLALNELQRDFASIGQRFGMRWALHDLAVRPRVLIMVSKLDHCLADLLFRWRMDELKMDVVAIVSNHDTLAPLAEANDIPFHHLPLTAETKSEQETRLRALIAEYDAELVVLARYMQVLSAEFSADFAGRVINIHHSFLPGFKGAKPYHQAYERGVKLIGATAHFVTDELDEGPIIEQVVERVDHSYGPERLLATGRDVECLALARAVKAFIERRVFINSNRTVVL